One Vicia villosa cultivar HV-30 ecotype Madison, WI unplaced genomic scaffold, Vvil1.0 ctg.000353F_1_1, whole genome shotgun sequence genomic window carries:
- the LOC131627270 gene encoding cysteine-rich receptor-like protein kinase 26 has translation MVSQLKSPTPSPDTSTSSDFLLFILIRENYSAMVLLSFLCYLFVTAISHVKAGDSVSCDNNRGNYTANSTYDNNLKTLISTFSSHKQINYGFYNFSYGQDPDRAYAMGLCRGDQEPNMCLTKLINSFTYLKQQCPNQREAIVWGGEFTLWYSNRSIFGIVETSPTIFLVYERNVSDVDAYNEALSSLMTNLTNKAASGDSRRKYDADNVYEPGNFVTIYGYALCMPDLSSQQCSDCLEAAVSQIPVCCKGKMGGNILQPSCRIRFDPYRFYNSTTVLDSNATPPSPSLQPPSVFTNNTSSGQSKIRIVIISVAVAAVSMVLILIFICIYLRLGKPKQMFQANNRKHSGGDEDEITIVESLQFNFDIIRAATNDFSDSNKLGRGGFGIVYRGKLPDGQMIAVKRLLQESNQGEGEFKNEVLLVARLQHRNLVRLLGFCFEENERLLIYEFVTNKSLDYFIFDPIRKAQLNWQMRYEIIKGIARGLLYLHEDSRLRIIHRDIKASNILLDNEMNPKISDFGLARLFVIDQSQGNTNRIVGTYGYMAPEYAMHGLFSVKSDVFSFGVLVLEIISGHKNSANIRHGNNIEYLLSFAWKSWKEGKATNIIDPSLQNFSINEIMRCIHIGLLCIQEDAADRPTMAAVALMLNSYSLSLAIPSKPAYFYGSGTETGSLHDKQLWAENQNATTSNESINQASNTDPYPR, from the exons ATGGTCAGTCAACTAAAGAGTCCAACACCCTCACCAGACACCAGTACTTCCTCCGATTTCTTACTCTTCATTTTGATACGTGAAAATTATTCTGCAATGGTTTTGCTTTCCTTTCTATGTTACTTGTTTGTCACAGCTATATCTCATGTGAAAGCCGGAGATTCTGTATCATGTGATAACAACAGAGGCAACTACACAGCCAACAGCACCTACGACAACAACCTTAAAACTCTTATATCCACTTTCTCTTCCCATAAACAAATCAACTACGGTTTCTACAATTTCTCATACGGACAAGATCCCGACAGAGCATACGCCATGGGACTATGTCGTGGAGATCAAGAACCAAACATGTGTCTTACAAAGTTAATCAACTCCTTCACCTATCTCAAACAACAATGTCCAAATCAAAGAGAGGCAATTGTATGGGGTGGTGAATTCACTCTATGGTACTCAAACCGTTCAATTTTCGGAATAGTAGAAACTTCACCTACAATATTTCTAGTATATGAAAGAAATGTAAGCGATGTGGATGCATACAACGAAGCACTGAGTAGCTTGATGACAAATCTAACGAACAAAGCTGCATCGGGTGACTCTCGTCGTAAGTATGATGCTGATAATGTTTACGAGCCGGGAAATTTTGTAACTATATATGGCTATGCGTTGTGTATGCCGGATTTGTCTTCGCAACAATGCAGTGATTGCTTGGAAGCAGCGGTTTCTCAAATACCGGTTTGTTGTAAGGGGAAGATGGGAGGAAATATTCTTCAACCAAGTTGTCGGATTAGATTTGATCCTTATCGGTTCTATAATTCAACGACTGTTTTGGATTCGAATGCAACGCCTCCTTCACCGTCGCTACAACCACCGTCAGTATTCACCAATAATACTTCATCAG GGCAGAGCAAAATACGAATTGTCATCATCTCCGTTGCAGTGGCAGCTGTTAGTATGGTTTTGATACTCATTTTTATTTGCATCTATTTAAGATTGGGAAAGCCAAAACAAATGTTTCAAG CaaataacagaaaacatagtGGCGGAGATGAAGATGAAATTACAATTGTTGAGTCATTGCAATTCAACTTTGATATCATCCGAGCTGCTACAAATGATTTCTCTGATTCTAATAAACTTGGGCGGGGCGGATTTGGAATTGTTTATAGA GGTAAACTTCCTGATGGACAAATGATTGCTGTCAAAAGATTGTTACAAGAATCTAACCAAGGAGAAGGGGAATTTAAAAATGAAGTATTATTAGTAGCTCGACTTCAACATCGAAACCTAGTTAGACTacttggtttttgttttgaagagaATGAAAGGCTGCTTATTTATGAATTTGTTACAAATAAAAGTCTTGATTACTTCATATTTG ATCCAATCAGGAAAGCTCAATTGAATTGGCAAATGCGCTATGAAATCATTAAAGGTATTGCTCGAGGTCTTCTTTATCTTCATGAGGATTCTCGTTTGCGGATTATACATCGTGATATCAAAGCAAGCAATATTCTATTAGACAACGAGATGAATCCTAAGATATCTGATTTTGGATTGGCAAGATTGTTTGTTATCGATCAAAGTCAAGGAAATACAAATAGAATCGTTGGAACCTA TGGGTACATGGCACCAGAGTATGCAATGCATGGATTATTTTCAGTAAAATCAGATGTTTTTAGTTTCGGAGTATTGGTTCTTGAGATTATAAGCGGTCATAAAAATAGTGCAAACATTCGTCATGGAAATAATATCGAGTATCTATTGAGCTTT GCTTGGAAAAGTTGGAAGGAGGGGAAAGCTACAAATATTATAGATCCATCATTACAAAACTTTTCAATAAATGAAATAATGAGATGCATTCATATTGGTTTGCTTTGTATTCAAGAAGATGCAGCTGATAGACCAACCATGGCAGCTGTTGCTCTCATGCTTAATAGTTACTCTCTTAGTCTTGCAATACCTTCAAAGCCTGCATACTTTTATGGAAGTGGAACTGAAACTGGAAGCTTACATGACAAGCAACTATGGGCTGAAAATCAAAATGCAACGACGTCGAATGAATCGATAAACCAAGCTTCAAATACTGATCCGTACCCTCGATAG